A single region of the Scyliorhinus canicula unplaced genomic scaffold, sScyCan1.1, whole genome shotgun sequence genome encodes:
- the LOC119959542 gene encoding mu-type opioid receptor-like: MAIIGTWNATLTNQTGNDSIGQPTDNANESNFMVHLRVIPLFLVLCIVLGIIGNAIALWHIIRKKQFSSPTDVLLLDLIIMNILIILASGIAILEIEHSFISVQLLGFIDVITNVISLYGNPAFMTCIAVDQYIAIVHPITFHAWRKPRYYVVLSLTAWLTFLTLGVLIFFHRKGTLDNPFSCRAQVSIWERNLVLILCTELVVFFIPILILLTCYALSAKKLIEVGAGKESMEMMKKKVLRTILAILALLLLCFAPFHVIELSFILRNLLDSRGEIVRWYICNIRPYTWAITSLNTVLNPLLYIFRSQMFQWKTVCCSAHQ, translated from the coding sequence ATGGCGATTATTGGGACTTGGAACGCAACACTCACCAATCAGACTGGAAATGATAGCATTGGACAACCAACGGATAACGCCAATGAATCCAACTTCATGGTGCACCTGCGTGTGATTCCCCTTTTCCTCGTCCTGTGCATTGTTTTGGGAATCATTGGGAATGCAATTGCACTGTGGCACATCATACGGAAGAAGCAGTTTTCATCACCAACTGATGTCCTCCTGCTCGACCTAATCATCATGAACATCTTGATTATCCTGGCTTCCGGAATTGCCATATTGGAAATTGAACATTCATTCATTTCAGTACAGCTACTTGGTTTTATCGACGTTATCACCAACGTAATCAGTCTTTACGGCAACCCAGCCTTCATGACCTGCATTGCTGTTGACCAATACATCGCTATTGTCCACCCCATCACGTTTCATGCATGGAGAAAACCCCGATATTACGTTGTTCTGTCATTAACAGCTTGGCTGACATTTTTGACCCTGGGTGTTCTGATCTTTTTCCACCGGAAAGGCACATTGGACAACCCATTTTCATGCAGAGCTCAGGTTTCAATCTGGGAGCGGAACCTGGTGCTTATTTTGTGTACCGAATTGGTTGTATTTTTCATCCCAATCCTAATCCTATTGACCTGCTATGCCCTGAGCGCAAAGAAACTGATTGAAGTTGGAGCTGGGAAGGAGTCCATGGAAATGATGAAGAAGAAAGTGCTGAGAACCATTTTGGCGATTTTGGCTCTCCTGCTTTTATGTTTTGCTCCATTTCACGTCATTgaactttcttttattttaagGAACCTGCTGGATTCTAGGGGGGAAATTGTGAGGTGGTACATTTGTAACATTCGGCCGTATACCTGGGCTATCACTTCTCTTAACACCGTCCTGAATCCCCTGCTCTACATTTTCAGGTCACAAATGTTCCAATGGAAGACGGTTTGTTGTAGTGCACACCAGTAA